One Orrella dioscoreae genomic window carries:
- a CDS encoding sulfate ABC transporter substrate-binding protein: MLRKAGFLAAALAFTLAVPLSASAQQKSQTLLNVSYDPTRELYREIDDVFIKQYKEKAGTALTIRQSHGGSGRQARSVIDGLDADVVTLALAYDIDAIADRDLLPKDWQARLPLNSSPYTSTIVFLVRKGNPKGIKDWNDLTKEGVQVITPNPKTSGGARWNYLAAWAYELERSGGDAEKAKEFVRKIFRNVPVLDTGARGSTITFVERGVGDVLLAWENEAFLSVEELGPDKFDIVVPSLSILAEPPVAIVDKNVDKKGTRAAAQAYLEFLYTPEAQEIIAKNYYRPTNKDVAAKYAKQFPEVKLVTIDKEFGGWRKAQADHFNDGGTFDQIYQPKGK; the protein is encoded by the coding sequence ATGTTGCGCAAAGCTGGCTTCCTGGCCGCCGCCCTGGCATTTACCCTTGCTGTGCCGCTGTCGGCCAGCGCCCAGCAGAAATCGCAGACGCTGCTGAACGTCTCCTACGATCCGACGCGTGAACTCTACCGCGAGATCGACGACGTCTTCATCAAGCAATACAAGGAAAAGGCCGGCACCGCGCTGACCATCCGCCAATCGCACGGTGGCTCGGGCCGCCAGGCGCGTTCGGTCATCGACGGGCTGGATGCCGACGTGGTGACGCTGGCGCTGGCCTACGACATCGACGCCATCGCCGATCGCGACCTGCTGCCCAAGGACTGGCAGGCCCGCCTGCCGCTGAACAGCTCGCCCTATACCTCGACCATCGTCTTCCTGGTGCGCAAGGGCAATCCCAAGGGCATCAAGGACTGGAACGACCTGACCAAGGAAGGCGTGCAGGTCATCACCCCCAACCCGAAGACCTCGGGCGGTGCGCGCTGGAACTATCTGGCGGCCTGGGCCTACGAGCTCGAGCGCAGCGGCGGCGATGCCGAGAAAGCCAAGGAATTCGTGCGCAAGATATTCCGGAACGTGCCCGTGCTGGACACCGGCGCGCGCGGCTCGACCATCACCTTCGTCGAGCGCGGCGTGGGCGACGTGCTGCTGGCCTGGGAGAACGAGGCCTTCCTGTCGGTGGAGGAGCTGGGTCCGGACAAGTTCGACATCGTCGTGCCGTCGCTGTCGATCCTGGCCGAGCCGCCCGTGGCCATCGTCGACAAGAACGTCGACAAGAAGGGCACGCGTGCCGCCGCCCAGGCCTACCTGGAATTCCTGTACACCCCCGAGGCGCAGGAAATCATCGCCAAGAACTACTACCGTCCCACCAACAAGGACGTGGCGGCGAAGTACGCCAAGCAGTTCCCGGAAGTGAAGCTGGTGACCATCGACAAGGAATTCGGTGGCTGGCGCAAGGCCCAGGCCGACCATTTCAATGATGGCGGCACCTTCGACCAGATCTACCAGCCCAAGGGCAAGTAA
- a CDS encoding electron transfer flavoprotein subunit beta/FixA family protein: MKVLVPVKRVVDYNVKVRVKSDQSGMDIANVKMSMNPFDEIAVEEATRLKEKGVAAEVIAVSCGVAQSQETLRTAMAIGADRAVLVQTDAELQPLAVAKLLRAVVDKEQPQLVILGKQAIDDDANQTGQMLAALLGWPQATFASKVEVADGRAVVTREIDGGLETLSLTLPAIVTTDLRLNEPRYVTLPNIMKAKKKPLDTHTPEDLGVDVAPRLKTLKVSEPPARKAGVKVADVAALVDKLKNEAKVV, from the coding sequence ATGAAGGTGCTCGTACCCGTCAAGCGGGTCGTTGACTACAACGTCAAGGTTCGCGTGAAGTCGGACCAGTCCGGCATGGACATCGCCAACGTGAAGATGTCCATGAATCCGTTCGACGAAATCGCGGTCGAGGAAGCGACCCGCCTGAAGGAAAAGGGCGTGGCCGCCGAGGTCATCGCGGTCTCTTGCGGTGTCGCGCAAAGCCAGGAAACCTTGCGAACGGCGATGGCCATCGGCGCCGACCGCGCCGTGCTGGTCCAGACCGATGCCGAACTGCAGCCGCTGGCCGTCGCCAAGCTGCTGCGCGCCGTGGTCGACAAGGAGCAGCCGCAGCTCGTGATCCTGGGCAAGCAGGCCATCGACGACGACGCGAACCAGACCGGCCAGATGCTGGCCGCGTTGCTCGGCTGGCCCCAGGCCACGTTCGCGAGCAAGGTGGAAGTGGCCGACGGCCGTGCCGTCGTCACGCGTGAAATCGACGGCGGCCTGGAAACGCTGTCGCTGACGCTGCCGGCCATCGTCACCACCGACCTGCGCCTGAACGAGCCGCGCTACGTGACGCTGCCCAACATCATGAAGGCCAAGAAGAAGCCGCTGGACACGCACACCCCCGAGGACCTCGGCGTGGACGTGGCGCCGCGCCTGAAGACCCTGAAGGTCAGCGAGCCGCCCGCGCGCAAGGCTGGCGTGAAGGTCGCCGACGTGGCGGCCCTGGTCGACAAACTGAAGAACGAAGCGAAGGTGGTGTAA
- a CDS encoding phosphoadenylyl-sulfate reductase, producing the protein MNQTPDPDLPVATAAKWQALAARLDDIASQHPDAALASSLAAEDMLLTHAIFGRGLPLEVFSLDTGRLHAETLGMQDVVAERYGRAITVFRPDAAAVEAHVREHGAFAFYESIDLRKACCGIRKVEPLRRALAGRSAWITGQRREQAATRGALAESEHDPVFGLHKFNPLTDWTEDEVWAVIRALGIPYNPLHDQGYPSIGCDPCTRAVRPGEDARAGRWWWESADSKECGLHAGNKAGAAAPAQAVRIVARGQSL; encoded by the coding sequence GTGAACCAGACACCTGACCCTGATCTGCCCGTCGCCACGGCTGCCAAATGGCAGGCCCTGGCGGCGCGGCTGGATGACATCGCCAGCCAGCATCCCGATGCCGCGCTGGCTTCATCGCTTGCAGCGGAAGACATGCTGCTGACCCACGCCATCTTCGGGCGCGGCCTGCCGCTGGAGGTCTTCTCGCTGGACACCGGCCGCCTGCATGCCGAGACCCTGGGCATGCAGGACGTCGTGGCCGAACGCTATGGCCGCGCCATCACGGTGTTCCGTCCCGATGCCGCGGCGGTCGAGGCGCATGTGCGCGAGCACGGCGCCTTCGCGTTCTACGAGAGCATCGATTTGCGCAAGGCCTGTTGCGGCATCCGCAAGGTCGAGCCGCTGCGCCGCGCGCTGGCTGGCCGCAGTGCCTGGATCACCGGACAGCGCCGTGAACAGGCCGCGACGCGCGGCGCGCTGGCCGAGTCCGAACATGACCCGGTGTTCGGCCTGCACAAGTTCAATCCGCTGACCGACTGGACCGAGGACGAGGTCTGGGCCGTGATCCGCGCGCTTGGCATTCCCTACAACCCGCTGCACGACCAGGGCTACCCGTCCATCGGCTGCGACCCCTGTACGCGCGCCGTGCGCCCAGGCGAGGACGCACGGGCAGGGCGCTGGTGGTGGGAATCCGCCGACAGCAAGGAGTGCGGCCTGCATGCGGGCAACAAGGCAGGCGCTGCCGCCCCGGCGCAAGCCGTGCGCATCGTCGCACGCGGCCAGTCGCTCTAG
- a CDS encoding histone deacetylase family protein — protein sequence METLYLTHAVCRLHEMGAWHPECPERLDAISDQLLASGVMPWLVERDAAPATDAQILRVHDPAYLSRLASESPAEGYQPIDPDTLMNRHTLDAARLAAGAGVAAVDAVLGGEANTAFCAVRPPGHHALPDRAMGFCFLNNVAIAARHALEAHGLSRVAVIDFDVHHGNGTEAMLANDPRVLMCGIFQRGLFPDTGAPPAGENMLNVPVPAYAGGPQVRDIVTRDWLPRLDAFRPELVLVSAGFDAHREDEMGQLGLVEADYAWITEQVLAVAERHARGRVVSLLEGGYSLSALGRSVVAHVRVLAKL from the coding sequence ATGGAGACCCTGTATCTTACCCATGCCGTCTGCCGCCTGCATGAGATGGGCGCATGGCATCCCGAATGCCCGGAGAGGCTGGATGCCATTTCAGACCAGTTGCTGGCCAGCGGCGTCATGCCCTGGCTGGTCGAGCGCGACGCCGCGCCCGCGACCGACGCGCAGATCCTGCGCGTGCACGATCCTGCCTACCTGTCGCGCCTGGCCAGCGAATCGCCGGCCGAGGGCTACCAGCCCATCGACCCCGATACGCTGATGAACCGCCACACGCTGGATGCGGCCCGGCTGGCCGCCGGTGCCGGCGTGGCGGCGGTCGACGCGGTGCTGGGCGGCGAGGCGAACACCGCCTTCTGCGCCGTGCGCCCGCCGGGCCACCATGCGCTGCCGGACCGGGCCATGGGCTTCTGCTTCCTGAACAACGTGGCCATTGCCGCCAGGCATGCGCTGGAGGCGCACGGCCTGTCGCGCGTGGCCGTCATCGACTTTGACGTGCATCACGGCAATGGCACCGAGGCGATGCTTGCCAACGACCCGCGCGTGCTGATGTGTGGCATCTTCCAGCGCGGCCTGTTTCCCGACACGGGCGCGCCGCCCGCAGGCGAAAACATGCTCAACGTGCCGGTGCCTGCCTATGCCGGCGGCCCGCAGGTGCGCGACATCGTGACGCGCGACTGGCTGCCGCGGCTCGATGCCTTCCGGCCCGAGCTGGTGCTGGTCTCGGCGGGCTTCGACGCGCACCGCGAGGATGAGATGGGCCAGCTCGGCCTGGTCGAGGCCGACTATGCCTGGATCACCGAACAAGTGCTGGCCGTGGCCGAGCGCCATGCCCGGGGCCGTGTGGTGAGCCTGCTGGAAGGGGGCTACAGCCTGTCGGCGCTGGGCCGCAGCGTGGTGGCCCATGTCCGGGTGCTCGCCAAGTTGTAG
- the cysT gene encoding sulfate ABC transporter permease subunit CysT — MTSLATTPLGAGPAPAGRTPPGPAGPGRATRRARHGVLPGFGLSMGFTLFYLGLLVLIPLAALPLKSTELGWGGFWDAVTAPRVIASFKLTFGASAVAALVNLVFGLVVAWVLVRYEFVGKKFVDALVDLPFALPTAVAGIALTALYASNGWLGAPLESWFGLKVAFTPLGIVIALIFIGLPFVVRTVQPVLEDIEREIEEASSSLGANRWQTFRRVLLPTIYPALLTGFALAFARAVGEYGSVVFIAGNMPMISEIAPLLIISKLEQFDYAGAAAIATVMLAISFLLLLLVNGLQWWQTRRAAGRPA, encoded by the coding sequence ATGACCTCCCTTGCCACCACCCCGCTGGGCGCGGGCCCGGCCCCGGCGGGCCGGACGCCGCCCGGGCCGGCCGGCCCCGGCCGGGCCACCCGCCGCGCCCGCCACGGCGTCCTGCCCGGCTTCGGCCTCTCCATGGGCTTCACCCTGTTTTACCTGGGCCTGCTCGTCCTGATCCCGCTGGCTGCGCTGCCCTTGAAAAGCACCGAGCTGGGGTGGGGCGGTTTCTGGGATGCCGTGACGGCGCCGCGCGTCATCGCGTCGTTCAAGCTGACCTTCGGCGCGTCGGCCGTCGCCGCGCTGGTCAACCTGGTGTTCGGGCTGGTCGTGGCCTGGGTGCTGGTGCGTTACGAGTTCGTGGGCAAGAAGTTCGTCGATGCCCTGGTCGACCTGCCCTTCGCATTGCCCACCGCCGTGGCCGGCATCGCGCTGACCGCGCTGTACGCCTCCAACGGCTGGCTGGGTGCGCCGCTGGAAAGCTGGTTCGGCCTGAAGGTGGCGTTCACGCCGCTGGGCATCGTCATCGCGCTGATCTTCATCGGGCTGCCTTTCGTGGTGCGCACGGTGCAGCCGGTGCTGGAAGACATCGAGCGCGAGATCGAAGAGGCCTCGTCCAGCCTGGGCGCCAACCGCTGGCAGACCTTCCGCCGCGTGCTGTTGCCCACCATCTATCCGGCGCTGCTGACCGGTTTCGCACTGGCCTTCGCCCGCGCCGTGGGTGAGTACGGCTCGGTGGTCTTCATCGCGGGCAACATGCCCATGATTTCCGAGATCGCGCCCTTGCTCATCATCTCCAAGCTCGAGCAGTTCGACTACGCGGGCGCCGCCGCCATCGCGACGGTCATGCTCGCCATCTCCTTCCTGCTGTTGCTCCTGGTCAATGGCCTGCAGTGGTGGCAGACGCGCCGCGCGGCGGGGAGGCCGGCATGA
- a CDS encoding acyl-CoA dehydrogenase — MRYTAPLRDIRFVLDELAGLKDILALPGNEEMSADLVEAVLEENARFVQEVIAPLNRQGDSQPPTLRDGEVTVTPGYAEAFAEFSQGGWQGLQHPQEWGGQGLPKVLAAATSENLNAASLSFSLCPLLTDGVIEALLTVGTEAQKARYIPPLLDGRWTGTMNLTEPQAGSDLALVATRAVPQSDGSYRLSGQKIFITYGEHEMAENIIHLVLARLPDAPAGVKGISLFIVPKFVPNEAGEPGKRNDVWCASLEHKLGIHGSPTAVLLYGSGKGEVGEGAVGYLVGEANRGLEYMFIMMNAARYAVGIQGIAVSERATQQALAYARDRVQGRAVEGSSGPVPIVRHPDVQRLLLTMRALTEANRAVAYVAAAARDHAHQHADAGQRAASQALYEYLVPVVKGYATETAVEVASLGIQVHGGMGFIEETGAAQHYRDARILPIYEGTTAIQANDFLGRKTLRDAGAVAQGLAAEIDKTLAELRRAAEAGSPRQAGLQLIARQLEGAVQAYRGTVAFLLQEAPKDVRTIFAGSVPYLMLAGIVTGGWQMARAALACERHLGEGSTDPFWADKFATAVFHAGHILPRAAAQAAAVQAGGVVSAALAGSLIA; from the coding sequence ATGCGCTACACCGCCCCCCTGCGTGACATCCGCTTCGTCCTGGACGAGCTGGCCGGCCTGAAAGACATCCTTGCCCTGCCGGGCAACGAGGAAATGAGCGCCGACCTCGTCGAGGCCGTGCTGGAGGAAAACGCCCGCTTCGTGCAGGAGGTCATCGCGCCCCTGAACCGCCAGGGCGATAGCCAGCCGCCCACCTTGCGCGACGGCGAGGTCACCGTCACGCCGGGCTATGCCGAGGCTTTCGCCGAGTTCTCGCAAGGCGGCTGGCAGGGCCTGCAGCATCCCCAGGAGTGGGGCGGCCAGGGCCTGCCCAAGGTGCTGGCCGCCGCCACCAGCGAGAACCTGAATGCGGCCAGCCTGTCGTTCTCCTTGTGTCCGCTGCTGACCGATGGTGTCATCGAAGCGCTGCTGACGGTGGGCACCGAGGCCCAGAAGGCCCGCTACATTCCGCCGCTGCTGGACGGACGCTGGACCGGCACGATGAACCTGACCGAGCCGCAAGCCGGCTCCGACCTGGCGCTGGTCGCGACGCGCGCCGTGCCGCAATCGGATGGCAGCTACCGCTTGTCGGGCCAGAAGATCTTCATCACCTATGGCGAGCACGAGATGGCGGAGAACATCATCCACCTCGTGCTGGCCCGCCTGCCGGACGCGCCCGCGGGCGTGAAGGGCATTTCGCTGTTCATCGTGCCCAAGTTCGTGCCCAACGAGGCGGGCGAGCCCGGCAAGCGCAACGACGTCTGGTGCGCATCGCTCGAGCACAAGCTGGGCATCCACGGCAGCCCGACGGCCGTGCTGCTCTATGGCAGCGGCAAGGGCGAGGTGGGCGAAGGCGCCGTCGGCTACCTGGTGGGCGAAGCCAACCGGGGCCTGGAATACATGTTCATCATGATGAATGCCGCGCGCTATGCGGTGGGCATCCAGGGCATCGCGGTGTCCGAGCGCGCCACGCAGCAGGCCTTGGCCTATGCGCGCGACCGCGTGCAGGGCAGGGCGGTGGAGGGCTCCAGCGGGCCGGTGCCCATCGTGCGCCATCCCGACGTGCAGCGCCTGCTGCTGACCATGCGGGCGCTTACCGAGGCCAACCGTGCCGTGGCCTATGTGGCGGCGGCCGCGCGGGACCATGCCCACCAGCACGCCGATGCCGGACAGCGCGCCGCCAGCCAGGCGCTGTACGAATACCTGGTGCCGGTGGTCAAGGGCTACGCCACCGAAACGGCCGTCGAGGTCGCGTCGCTGGGCATCCAGGTCCATGGCGGCATGGGCTTCATCGAGGAGACGGGGGCGGCCCAGCATTACCGCGACGCCCGCATCCTGCCCATCTACGAAGGCACCACCGCCATCCAGGCCAACGATTTCCTTGGCCGCAAGACCTTGCGGGACGCCGGCGCCGTGGCGCAGGGCCTGGCCGCCGAGATCGACAAGACCCTGGCCGAATTGCGCCGTGCGGCCGAGGCCGGGTCGCCGCGCCAGGCAGGCCTGCAACTGATCGCCCGCCAGCTGGAGGGCGCCGTGCAGGCCTATCGGGGCACCGTGGCCTTCCTGCTGCAGGAGGCGCCGAAGGACGTGCGCACCATCTTCGCCGGCAGCGTGCCCTACCTGATGCTGGCCGGGATCGTGACGGGGGGCTGGCAGATGGCGCGCGCGGCGCTGGCCTGCGAGCGCCACCTGGGCGAGGGCAGCACCGATCCGTTCTGGGCCGACAAGTTCGCCACGGCGGTTTTCCACGCCGGCCACATCCTGCCGCGCGCGGCGGCGCAGGCGGCCGCCGTGCAGGCCGGCGGCGTCGTCAGCGCTGCGCTGGCGGGCTCCCTCATTGCATAA
- a CDS encoding sulfate/molybdate ABC transporter ATP-binding protein codes for MSIEVSSLSKRFGSFRALDDISLHIETGELVALLGPSGCGKTTLLRIIAGLEQPDSGRVWFAGEDATDVHVRHRQVGFVFQHYALFKHMTVFENVAFGLRVKHRSQRPAEDVIRRKVTELLQLVQLDWLADRYPSQLSGGQRQRIALARALAVEPRVLLLDEPFGALDAKVRKELRRWLRRLHDDLHVASVFVTHDQEEALEVADRVVLMNAGRIEQVGTPREVWENPATPFVYGFLGDVNQFKGRAAAGTWRDGAFSLPAPDFSGADDAEAVAYVRPHEFDISRYAAGSDGIAVRLNHAYLAGPSAFLELSRQDTGQLIEAQVPEDVFRSLNVTEGEALLARPRNARVFAAPPPQA; via the coding sequence ATGAGCATCGAAGTCAGCAGCCTGTCCAAGCGTTTCGGGAGTTTCCGTGCGCTGGACGATATCTCCCTCCACATCGAGACTGGTGAACTGGTCGCGCTGCTCGGGCCGTCAGGCTGTGGCAAGACCACGCTGCTGCGCATCATCGCGGGTTTGGAGCAGCCTGACAGCGGCCGCGTCTGGTTCGCCGGCGAGGACGCCACCGACGTGCACGTGCGTCATCGCCAGGTGGGCTTCGTGTTCCAGCACTATGCGCTCTTCAAGCACATGACCGTGTTCGAGAACGTGGCTTTCGGCCTGCGCGTGAAGCACCGTTCGCAGCGCCCGGCGGAAGACGTCATCCGCCGCAAGGTGACGGAACTGCTGCAGTTGGTGCAGCTGGACTGGCTGGCCGACCGCTATCCCTCGCAGTTGTCCGGCGGCCAGCGCCAGCGCATCGCGCTGGCGCGCGCCCTCGCCGTCGAGCCGCGCGTGCTGCTGCTCGACGAGCCTTTCGGCGCCCTGGATGCCAAGGTGCGCAAGGAACTGCGCCGCTGGCTGCGCCGCTTGCACGACGACCTGCACGTGGCCAGCGTCTTCGTGACCCACGACCAGGAAGAGGCATTGGAAGTGGCGGATCGCGTCGTGCTGATGAACGCCGGCCGCATCGAGCAGGTGGGCACCCCGCGCGAGGTCTGGGAGAACCCGGCCACGCCGTTCGTCTATGGCTTCCTGGGCGACGTGAACCAGTTCAAGGGCCGCGCGGCCGCGGGCACCTGGCGCGATGGCGCCTTCAGCCTGCCGGCGCCTGACTTCTCGGGGGCGGATGACGCCGAGGCCGTGGCCTATGTCCGCCCGCACGAGTTCGACATCTCGCGTTATGCCGCGGGCAGCGATGGCATCGCCGTGCGCCTGAACCATGCCTACCTCGCCGGCCCCAGCGCCTTCCTGGAGCTGTCGCGCCAGGACACGGGCCAGTTGATCGAGGCGCAGGTGCCGGAAGACGTGTTCCGTTCGCTGAACGTGACCGAAGGCGAAGCGCTGCTGGCGCGACCCCGCAACGCACGCGTGTTCGCCGCGCCGCCGCCCCAGGCCTGA
- the cysW gene encoding sulfate ABC transporter permease subunit CysW produces MSAAHRPDHLNEPRWVRGLLLTIGLGFLGLFLVVPLAAVFVQAFARGWELYLASITEPDAVSAIRLTLLVAAIALPVNLVFGLAAAWAITRFNFRGKQFLITLIDLPFSVSPVVAGLVFILLFGSQGWFGEWLKANDLRIVYAVPGVILATLFVTVPFVARELIPLMQAQGSDEELAALTLGANGWQIFWRVTLPNIKWGLLYGAILANARAMGEFGAVSVVSGQVRGLTNTMTLHVEILYNEYMFSAAFAVASLLALLALVTLAAKNVIEWLNHRPIAADALLERPAAALQPVAA; encoded by the coding sequence ATGAGCGCCGCCCATCGTCCTGATCACCTGAACGAGCCGCGCTGGGTACGCGGCCTGTTGTTGACGATAGGCCTGGGGTTCCTCGGCCTGTTCCTGGTCGTGCCCCTGGCCGCCGTGTTCGTGCAGGCGTTCGCGCGGGGCTGGGAGCTGTATCTGGCTTCCATCACCGAACCCGATGCGGTGTCGGCGATCCGCCTGACGCTGCTGGTGGCTGCCATCGCCTTGCCGGTGAACCTGGTCTTCGGCCTGGCCGCGGCCTGGGCCATCACGCGCTTCAATTTCCGCGGCAAGCAGTTCCTGATCACCCTCATCGACCTGCCGTTCTCGGTGTCGCCGGTGGTGGCGGGCCTGGTGTTCATCCTGCTGTTCGGCTCGCAAGGCTGGTTCGGCGAGTGGCTGAAGGCCAACGACCTGCGCATCGTCTATGCGGTGCCGGGCGTCATCCTGGCGACCCTCTTCGTCACGGTTCCCTTCGTCGCGCGCGAACTCATTCCGCTCATGCAGGCGCAGGGCAGCGACGAGGAACTGGCCGCGCTGACGCTGGGCGCCAACGGCTGGCAGATCTTCTGGCGCGTGACGCTGCCCAACATCAAGTGGGGGCTGCTGTACGGCGCCATCCTGGCCAATGCGCGCGCCATGGGCGAGTTCGGCGCGGTCTCGGTGGTGTCCGGCCAGGTGCGGGGGCTGACCAACACCATGACCCTGCATGTTGAAATCCTCTACAACGAATACATGTTCTCGGCGGCCTTTGCCGTGGCTTCCCTGCTGGCCTTGCTGGCCTTGGTGACGCTGGCGGCCAAGAACGTGATCGAGTGGCTGAACCATCGGCCGATCGCCGCGGACGCCCTGCTGGAGCGCCCAGCGGCCGCCCTGCAGCCCGTCGCCGCCTGA
- a CDS encoding peroxiredoxin, whose amino-acid sequence MATLRLGDTAPDFEQDSSIGRIRFHEFLGDKWGVLFSHPADFTPVCTTELGYTAKLADEFAKRNVKVLALSVDSADSHTKWIDDINDTQSTTVNFPILADSDRKVSELYDMIHPNANATLTVRSVFIIDPAKKVRLTLTYPASTGRNFNEILRVIDSLQLTDSHSVATPVNWQDGDDVIIVPSLKDEEVIKQKFPKGYTAVRPYLRVTPQPDK is encoded by the coding sequence ATGGCAACTCTCAGGCTGGGCGATACCGCCCCTGATTTCGAGCAGGATTCCTCCATCGGACGCATCCGTTTCCACGAGTTCCTGGGTGACAAGTGGGGCGTGCTGTTCTCGCACCCCGCCGACTTCACGCCGGTCTGCACCACCGAGCTGGGCTACACCGCCAAGCTGGCCGACGAATTCGCCAAGCGCAACGTCAAGGTCCTGGCCCTGTCGGTCGACAGCGCCGATTCGCACACCAAGTGGATCGACGACATCAACGACACCCAGTCGACCACGGTCAATTTCCCGATCCTGGCCGACTCGGACCGCAAGGTGTCCGAGCTCTACGACATGATCCACCCCAATGCCAACGCCACGCTGACGGTGCGTTCGGTGTTCATCATCGATCCGGCCAAGAAGGTGCGCCTGACGCTGACCTATCCGGCCAGCACGGGCCGCAACTTCAACGAGATCCTGCGCGTCATCGATTCGCTGCAGCTCACCGACAGCCACAGCGTGGCCACGCCGGTGAACTGGCAGGACGGCGACGACGTGATCATCGTGCCGTCGCTGAAGGACGAGGAAGTCATCAAGCAGAAGTTCCCCAAGGGCTACACCGCCGTGCGCCCCTACCTGCGCGTGACGCCTCAGCCGGATAAATAG
- a CDS encoding electron transfer flavoprotein subunit alpha/FixB family protein, giving the protein MTILVIAEHDNAALKSATLNTVAAAAAIGGDIHVLVAGNAAQAAADAAARVAGVSKVLLAQAPQLADGLAENVAEQVLAVAENYEHILFPATAWGKNIAPRVAARLDVAQVSDIIAVDSPDTFQRPIYAGNAIATVQSADKVKVITVRTTGFDAVAAEGGSASVETVEAVADSGLSAFVGRELAQNDRPELTAARVVISGGRGLGSAENFKLLDELADKLGAAVGASRAAVDAGYAPNDWQVGQTGKIVAPQLYIAVGVSGAIQHLAGMKDSKVIVAINKDAEAPIFGVADYGLVGDLFQVVPELTKAL; this is encoded by the coding sequence ATGACGATCCTGGTTATTGCGGAACACGACAACGCCGCGCTGAAGTCCGCCACGCTGAACACCGTGGCCGCCGCCGCCGCCATCGGCGGCGACATCCACGTGCTGGTCGCCGGCAATGCCGCGCAGGCCGCCGCCGATGCCGCCGCCCGCGTGGCGGGCGTCTCAAAGGTCCTGCTGGCCCAGGCGCCGCAACTGGCCGATGGCCTGGCCGAGAATGTGGCCGAGCAGGTGTTGGCAGTCGCGGAAAACTACGAACACATCCTGTTCCCCGCCACGGCCTGGGGCAAGAACATCGCGCCGCGCGTCGCCGCGCGCCTCGACGTCGCGCAAGTCTCGGACATCATCGCGGTCGACTCCCCCGATACCTTCCAGCGCCCCATCTATGCCGGCAACGCCATCGCCACTGTGCAAAGCGCCGACAAGGTGAAGGTCATCACCGTGCGCACCACGGGCTTTGACGCCGTGGCCGCCGAAGGCGGTTCCGCCTCGGTCGAGACCGTCGAGGCCGTGGCCGATTCGGGCTTGAGCGCCTTCGTGGGCCGCGAGCTGGCCCAGAACGACCGCCCTGAACTGACCGCCGCGCGCGTGGTCATCTCGGGCGGCCGCGGCCTGGGCAGCGCCGAGAACTTCAAGCTGCTGGACGAGCTGGCCGACAAGCTGGGCGCCGCCGTCGGCGCCTCGCGCGCCGCCGTGGACGCGGGCTATGCCCCCAACGACTGGCAGGTGGGACAGACGGGCAAGATCGTGGCGCCCCAGCTCTACATCGCCGTGGGCGTGTCGGGCGCCATCCAGCACTTGGCCGGCATGAAGGATTCCAAGGTCATCGTGGCCATCAACAAGGATGCCGAGGCGCCGATCTTCGGCGTGGCGGATTACGGCCTGGTGGGCGACCTGTTCCAGGTCGTGCCCGAGTTGACCAAGGCGCTCTGA